In Zingiber officinale cultivar Zhangliang chromosome 8B, Zo_v1.1, whole genome shotgun sequence, a single genomic region encodes these proteins:
- the LOC122013977 gene encoding uncharacterized protein LOC122013977 codes for MAEHVDLPPYGLKLGKHRFWGHRVFSVMQRWFVPSGADLSPTKGVKRFGLKGKLAPRYIGPFQILERIGEVAYRLALPPSLSEVHDVFHVSMLRRYVPHPSHILTDVSVVLQPDISYEEIPVRVLDRKERRLRNKVIRLVKVG; via the exons atggcagagcatgtagatctcccACCTTATGGATTGAAGTTGGGGAAACACAGATTTTGGGGCCACAGAGTCTTCAGCGTGATGCAGAGATGGTTTGTACCATCAGGCGCAGatt TATCCCCTACGAAAGGAGTAAAAAGGTTTGGGTTGAAGGGTAAGTTGGCACCTCGCTACATTGGACCCTTCCAGATTCTCGAGAGGATAGGCGAGGTGGCGTATcgactggcgctaccaccatcactTTCTGAGGTGCatgatgttttccatgtatccatgttgaggagatatgtaccgcaCCCTTCGCATATTCTCACTGATGTATCAGTTGTACTTCAGCCGGATAtatcttatgaggagattccagttCGGGTTTTGGACCGCAAAGAGCGTCGGTTGCGGAACAAGGTAATTCGACTGGTCAAGGTCGGATGA